In Quercus robur chromosome 10, dhQueRobu3.1, whole genome shotgun sequence, a genomic segment contains:
- the LOC126701506 gene encoding uncharacterized protein LOC126701506 isoform X1: MKTFSYKKMGLKKLFEGSDSENDDVSKISNIEVDEQYAKRYEHNKKRVALERLHELEKKGLIQSSSDSSVSESDDDDFINSSKRDREFFDALIKVKKQDPMIMKEDVKFFESEESEDDDDDKNNNYKKKKAMYLKDVVAKQLIEEGPEFEDEDDEMEKKKSYEEEQEEIRRDFLKAAEAAEKEEVGEEQLLRMKENGDQDEEEEESGEFVRKLDEYFGGDEEVEDEGNKFLKEFFRNRMWMDKEGKSREVGEEELEHISEDEREIERQEEYEYRFQENAGDRVMGHSRKVEGSVRKKANARKDQRMSKKERMEAARVEREEELKHLKNLKKEEMDEKVRMIMRTAGIREDEVVALNRKELEEEFDPEEYDRIMEKAFGEEYYANDDMDPEFGSGGDEDEDEGEIEKPNFEEEDDFLGLPKGLDVCGSGDGFWSVRERVLKSKAENANENVQEEEEEEEEEEKEKVEEGKRKRKRMHKSIALLEKAKEAMMEEYYKLDYEDTIGDLKTRFKYAKIKPNRFGLSPAELLLMNEKELNQYVSLKKIVPYREEWKLNEQKRYQLKMRTKELLRGGQVHDQKVGEKKRSKDKAEKSTSLTGTMETGKVKSVGSNGDMSNSSKKAKRKRRQAELKLSHSRLVAYGKIPSKSKSKAKH, translated from the exons ATGAAGACGTTCAGTTATAAG AAGATGGGTCTGAAAAAACTGTTTGAAGGCAGTGACTCTGAAAATGACGATGTATCAAAGATATCGAATATTGAGGTTGACGAGCAGTATGCCAAGAGGTATGAGCACAACAAGAAGCGTGTGGCCCTTGAGCGCCTCCATGAGCTTGAGAAGAAAGGCCTCATCCAATCCTCCTCCGACTCATCTGTCTCCGAATCGGACGACGACGATTTCATCAATTCCAgcaagagagatagagaatTCTTTGATGCGCTAATCAAGGTCAAGAAGCAAGACCCTATGATCATGAAGGAAGACGTCAAGTTCTTCGAATCTGAAGAAtcagaagatgatgatgatgataagaataataattataaaaaaaagaaggcaatGTATTTGAAAGATGTGGTGGCAAAGCAATTGATAGAGGAGGGTCCGGAGTTTGAAGATGAGGACGATGagatggagaaaaagaagagttaTGAGGAGGAGCAAGAGGAGATAAGGAGAGACTTTTTGAAAGCAGCAGAGGCAGCAGAGAAAGAGGAAGTTGGAGAAGAGCAGTTATTGAGAATGAAGGAGAATGGTGATCAGgatgaggaggaagaggagagTGGTGAGTTTGTGAGGAAATTGGATGAGTATTTTGGAGGTGATGAGGAAGTGGAGGATGAGGGGAACAAGTTCTTGAAGGAGTTTTTTCGGAATAGGATGTGGATGGATAAGGAAGGGAAGAGTAGGGAGGTCGGGGAGGAGGAGTTGGAGCACATTTCAGAGGACGAGAGGGAGATAGAGAGACAGGAGGAGTATGAGTATAGGTTTCAAGAGAATGCTGGGGATAGGGTGATGGGGCATTCGAGGAAGGTAGAGGGGTCAGTCAGGAAGAAGGCGAATGCAAGAAAGGACCAGAGGATGAGTAAGAAGGAGAGGATGGAGGCAGCAAGGGTAGAAAGGGAGGAAGAGTTGAAGCATTTGAAGAATTTAAAGAAGGAAGAGATGGATGAGAAGGTGAGGATGATAATGAGGACGGCAGGGATTAGGGAGGATGAGGTTGTGGCATTGAATAGGAAGGAGTTGGAGGAGGAGTTTGATCCGGAGGAGTATGATAGGATCATGGAGAAGGCATTTGGGGAGGAGTATTATGCAAATGACGACATGGACCCGGAGTTTGGGAGTGGTGGAGATGAGGATGAAGATGAGGGTGAGATTGAAAAGCCAAATTTTGAGGAGGAGGATGATTTTCTTGGGCTTCCAAAAGGTTTGGATGTGTGTGGGTCTGGTGATGGGTTTTGGTCTGTGAGGGAAAGGGTTTTGAAGAGTAAGGCAGAGAATGCTAATGAAAATgtccaagaagaagaagaagaagaagaggaggaggagaaagagaaagttgAGGAAGGTAAGCGGAAGAGGAAGCGGATGCATAAAAGCATTGCTCTTTTGGAGAAAGCTAAAGAGGCGATGATGGAGGAGTATTATAAGTTGGATTATGAGGATACAATTGGAGACTTAAAGACAAGGTTCAAGTATGCGAAAATAAAACCCAATAGATTTGGATTGAGTCCAGCAGAGTTGTTGTTGATGAATGAGAAGGAGTTAAATCAGTATGTTTCTTTGAAAAAGATTGTTCCTTATAGGGAGGAGTGGAAGTTAAATGAGCAAAAGAGATACCAACTAAAAATGAGGACTAAAGAACTTCTCCGAGGTGGGCAAGTGCATGACCAGAAGGTTGGTGAGAAGAAGAGGTCAAAGGATAAAGCAGAAAAATCAACTTCATTGACGGGTACCATGGAAACTGGGAAAGTAAAATCTGTGGGGTCAAATGGTGATATGAGCAATTCATCCAAGAAAGCTAAGAGAAAACGACGCCAAGCTGAACTTAAATTATCGCACTCAAGGCTTGTCGCATATGGAAAGATACCTTCTAAATctaaaagcaaagcaaagcacTGA
- the LOC126701506 gene encoding uncharacterized protein LOC126701506 isoform X2 gives MGLKKLFEGSDSENDDVSKISNIEVDEQYAKRYEHNKKRVALERLHELEKKGLIQSSSDSSVSESDDDDFINSSKRDREFFDALIKVKKQDPMIMKEDVKFFESEESEDDDDDKNNNYKKKKAMYLKDVVAKQLIEEGPEFEDEDDEMEKKKSYEEEQEEIRRDFLKAAEAAEKEEVGEEQLLRMKENGDQDEEEEESGEFVRKLDEYFGGDEEVEDEGNKFLKEFFRNRMWMDKEGKSREVGEEELEHISEDEREIERQEEYEYRFQENAGDRVMGHSRKVEGSVRKKANARKDQRMSKKERMEAARVEREEELKHLKNLKKEEMDEKVRMIMRTAGIREDEVVALNRKELEEEFDPEEYDRIMEKAFGEEYYANDDMDPEFGSGGDEDEDEGEIEKPNFEEEDDFLGLPKGLDVCGSGDGFWSVRERVLKSKAENANENVQEEEEEEEEEEKEKVEEGKRKRKRMHKSIALLEKAKEAMMEEYYKLDYEDTIGDLKTRFKYAKIKPNRFGLSPAELLLMNEKELNQYVSLKKIVPYREEWKLNEQKRYQLKMRTKELLRGGQVHDQKVGEKKRSKDKAEKSTSLTGTMETGKVKSVGSNGDMSNSSKKAKRKRRQAELKLSHSRLVAYGKIPSKSKSKAKH, from the coding sequence ATGGGTCTGAAAAAACTGTTTGAAGGCAGTGACTCTGAAAATGACGATGTATCAAAGATATCGAATATTGAGGTTGACGAGCAGTATGCCAAGAGGTATGAGCACAACAAGAAGCGTGTGGCCCTTGAGCGCCTCCATGAGCTTGAGAAGAAAGGCCTCATCCAATCCTCCTCCGACTCATCTGTCTCCGAATCGGACGACGACGATTTCATCAATTCCAgcaagagagatagagaatTCTTTGATGCGCTAATCAAGGTCAAGAAGCAAGACCCTATGATCATGAAGGAAGACGTCAAGTTCTTCGAATCTGAAGAAtcagaagatgatgatgatgataagaataataattataaaaaaaagaaggcaatGTATTTGAAAGATGTGGTGGCAAAGCAATTGATAGAGGAGGGTCCGGAGTTTGAAGATGAGGACGATGagatggagaaaaagaagagttaTGAGGAGGAGCAAGAGGAGATAAGGAGAGACTTTTTGAAAGCAGCAGAGGCAGCAGAGAAAGAGGAAGTTGGAGAAGAGCAGTTATTGAGAATGAAGGAGAATGGTGATCAGgatgaggaggaagaggagagTGGTGAGTTTGTGAGGAAATTGGATGAGTATTTTGGAGGTGATGAGGAAGTGGAGGATGAGGGGAACAAGTTCTTGAAGGAGTTTTTTCGGAATAGGATGTGGATGGATAAGGAAGGGAAGAGTAGGGAGGTCGGGGAGGAGGAGTTGGAGCACATTTCAGAGGACGAGAGGGAGATAGAGAGACAGGAGGAGTATGAGTATAGGTTTCAAGAGAATGCTGGGGATAGGGTGATGGGGCATTCGAGGAAGGTAGAGGGGTCAGTCAGGAAGAAGGCGAATGCAAGAAAGGACCAGAGGATGAGTAAGAAGGAGAGGATGGAGGCAGCAAGGGTAGAAAGGGAGGAAGAGTTGAAGCATTTGAAGAATTTAAAGAAGGAAGAGATGGATGAGAAGGTGAGGATGATAATGAGGACGGCAGGGATTAGGGAGGATGAGGTTGTGGCATTGAATAGGAAGGAGTTGGAGGAGGAGTTTGATCCGGAGGAGTATGATAGGATCATGGAGAAGGCATTTGGGGAGGAGTATTATGCAAATGACGACATGGACCCGGAGTTTGGGAGTGGTGGAGATGAGGATGAAGATGAGGGTGAGATTGAAAAGCCAAATTTTGAGGAGGAGGATGATTTTCTTGGGCTTCCAAAAGGTTTGGATGTGTGTGGGTCTGGTGATGGGTTTTGGTCTGTGAGGGAAAGGGTTTTGAAGAGTAAGGCAGAGAATGCTAATGAAAATgtccaagaagaagaagaagaagaagaggaggaggagaaagagaaagttgAGGAAGGTAAGCGGAAGAGGAAGCGGATGCATAAAAGCATTGCTCTTTTGGAGAAAGCTAAAGAGGCGATGATGGAGGAGTATTATAAGTTGGATTATGAGGATACAATTGGAGACTTAAAGACAAGGTTCAAGTATGCGAAAATAAAACCCAATAGATTTGGATTGAGTCCAGCAGAGTTGTTGTTGATGAATGAGAAGGAGTTAAATCAGTATGTTTCTTTGAAAAAGATTGTTCCTTATAGGGAGGAGTGGAAGTTAAATGAGCAAAAGAGATACCAACTAAAAATGAGGACTAAAGAACTTCTCCGAGGTGGGCAAGTGCATGACCAGAAGGTTGGTGAGAAGAAGAGGTCAAAGGATAAAGCAGAAAAATCAACTTCATTGACGGGTACCATGGAAACTGGGAAAGTAAAATCTGTGGGGTCAAATGGTGATATGAGCAATTCATCCAAGAAAGCTAAGAGAAAACGACGCCAAGCTGAACTTAAATTATCGCACTCAAGGCTTGTCGCATATGGAAAGATACCTTCTAAATctaaaagcaaagcaaagcacTGA
- the LOC126703778 gene encoding uncharacterized protein LOC126703778: protein MGDSSKEKKRLREAENSALQGNNVELVTKLKGELVGLLVKKEQMWQQRSKTHWLKLGDKNSKFFHTKASQRFRRNRILGIEDHNGVWCVGEEKVAEVFENYYSSLFTTSNPNGFEEVTQHVGRVVNEEMNKELIGDFSRGEVERALNQMAPLKAPGPDGMPPIFYQHYWRNIGDDVTDAVLFCLNTGKIPTDDSLLFCHAKVEEVKSIQTILEVYEKALGQQINAEKTTFFFGKAVREKTKNSIKVLLGVPEIKHYEKYLGLPAVVGKNRRASLNYIKDRVWGKLQGWKEKLLSQAGKEVLLKAVVQAIPTFAMGCFKLPIGLCKDIEMLIRKFWWGQPGERRKIHWKNWDTLCKPKIEGGLRFKDLAKFNDVMLAKQVWRLSHDTSSLFYRVFKARYFPNGTIFYAKQKSDSYAWKSILRVRKVMVMGAKWRVGDGKSIKVFVDNWLPGSSGGKVTLV, encoded by the exons ATGGGAGAtagctcaaaagaaaaaaaaagattgagggAGGCAGAAAATTCGGCTCTACAAGGAAATAATGTGGAGTTGGTGACAAAGCTAAAAGGTGAATTGGTGGGTTTGTTAGTAAAGAAGGAGCAGATGTGGCAGCAAAGATCCAAAACCCATTGGTTGAAATTAGGTGATAAGAATTCTAAATTCTTCCATACTAAAGCCTCTCAAAGGTTTAGGAGAAATCGCATCTTGGGAATTGAGGATCATAATGGGGTATGGTGTGTGGGGGAGGAAAAGGTGGCTGAGGTGTTTGAAAATTACTATAGTAGTTTGTTTACAACCTCAAACCCAAATGGTTTTGAGGAAGTAACACAACATGTGGGCCGAGTAGTCAATGAGGAAATGAATAAGGAGTTGATTGGAGATTTTAGTAGAGGGGAAGTTGAGAGGGCTTTGAATCAGATGGCTCCTTTAAAGGCACCTGGCCCAGATGGGATGCCTCCAATCTTCTATCAGCACTATTGGAGGAATATTGGCGATGATGTGACAGATGCGGTGCTGTTTTGTCTAAATACCGGCAAGATCCCCACAG atgacagcCTCCTTTTTTGTCATGCAAAGGTGGAGGAGGTGAAATCCATTCAAACTATTTTGGAAGTGTATGAAAAGGCATTAGGTCAACAAATAAATGCGGAGAAGACAACTTTCTTCTTTGGGAAAGCAGTGAGAGAGAAGACCAAAAATTCCATTAAAGTACTACTCGGTGTGCCTGAGATAAAGCATTATGAGAAGTACTTGGGACTACCTGCGGTGGTTGGTAAAAATAGAAGAGCAAGtttgaattatataaaagaCAGGGTTTGGGGGAAATTgcaagggtggaaggagaaattattaTCACAAGCGGGGAAGGAAGTTCTCTTGAAGGCGGTGGTCCAAGCTATTCCCACTTTTGCAATGGGATGCTTCAAACTCCCAATTGGGTTGTGTAAGGATATTGAAATGTTAATcaggaaattttggtggggacaaccGGGGGAACGAAGGAAGATACATTGGAAGAATTGGGATACTCTTTGTAAACCAAAGATTGAAGGAGGTTTAAGGTTCAAGGATTTGGCAAAATTCAACGATGTAATGTTGGCCAAGCAGGTGTGGCGGCTTAGTCATGATACAAGCTCACTATTTTACCGTGTATTTAAGGCTAGATATTTCCCTAATGGCACCATTTTTTATGCCAAACAAAAATCTGATTCTTATGCATGGAAGAGTATTTTGAGGGTAAGAAAGGTGATGGTAATGGGAGCAAAATGGAGGGTAGGGGATGGCAAATCAATAAAAGTTTTTGTGGATAATTGGTTACCGGGTAGTTCAGGTGGTAAAGTAACTCTTGTCTAG
- the LOC126703779 gene encoding uncharacterized protein LOC126703779, with product MPKIDQLVSATYGHPRMSFLDAFQGYHQIALATEDQEKTAFISPNANYHYIVMPFGLKNAGATYQRMMTRMFRDKIRRTFEVYIDDMVVKSKWDIKHIDDLKEVFEVFQRHKLHLNDNKCAFGVGAGKFLGYLITNRGIEVNPDQIEAIKHLKPPSNPKEVQILTGMLAAFNRFISKFANWCRPFYQLLKKWKGFQWNEECEKTFQGLKEYLMRAPMLTAPEPGKDLYMYLSISEHASLLKRSDFTGRLAKWGTRLGSFDIRYRPKNLVKGQVLADFVAEFSPRGGIKIICPVEVIPWKVFVDGASSALGAKAGIVVITSKGIKWEHSFRLGFKASNNEAENEALLVGLRVASDLGAKEVEVYLDSRLVVNQVQGSFEAKDPWMMEYLQLVKQTMDRFLSVRVTQVARGQNRHANSLATLTSSSTENIPRLIKVELVVKPSINAGVGVSLVTTAEPCWMDLIIDFLAEDLVQANEKEVEKVRWATAQYWLSADRKLYRRSFEGPYLQCLHLSKIEELLTELH from the exons ATGCCAAAGATTGACCAGCTGGTAAGTGCCACCTACGGACACCCAAGGATGAGTTTTCTAGACGCTTTTCAGGGTTATCATCAAATTGCTCTGGCTACCGAGGATCAGGAGAAGACGGCGTTCATTTCCCCTAATGCTAACTATCATTATATCGTGATGCCATTTGGGTtaaagaatgccggggccacatatcaacggatgatgacgagaatgttcAGAGATAAGATTAGGCGCACATTTGAGGTATACATTGATGATATGGTAGTAAAAAGCAAATGGGACATAAAGCATATTGACGATCTCAAAGAGGTGTTCGAAGTATTTCAACGGCATAAGCTGCACCTCAATGACAACAAGTGTGCTTttggagtgggggctggcaagttcctagGGTATTTGATCACTAACCGAGGAATAGAAGTTAACCCCGATCAGATTGAAGCAATAAAACACCTTAAACCGCCGAGCAATCCAAAAGAAGTTCAAATACTGACCGGTATGTTAGCTGCCTTTAACCGGTTTATTTCCAAATTTGCCAATTGGTGCCGTCCATTTTATCAGCTTCtaaaaaaatggaaaggatTCCAATGGAACGAAGAGTGTGAAAAGACTTTTCAGGGTTTGAAGGAATATTTAATGCGGGCCCCTATGCTAACAGCCCCGGAGCCTGGAAAAGACTTATACATGTATCTTTCGATATCTGAACATGCT TCGTTATTGAAGAGATCTGATTTCACGGGAAGACTAGCTAAGTGGGGAACTCGGCTGGGCTCTTTTGACATTAGGTACAGGCCTAAAAACTTGGTGAAGGGTCAAGTTCTTGCCGATTTTGTTGCAGAGTTTTCCCCGAGAGGGGGGATTAAGATAATTTGCCCTGTAGAGGTAATCCCGTGGAAGGTATTTGTGGACGGTGCGTCCAGTGCATTAGGAGCCAAGGCTGGAATCGTAGTCATCACCtcaaaaggaataaaatgggAGCATTCCTTTAGGTTAGGCTTTAAAGCTTCTAATAATGAAGCCGAGAATGAGGCCCTGCTTGTTGGATTGAGAGTTGCTTCAGATCTAGGTGCTAAGGAAGTAGAGGTCTACTTGGACTCTCGACTGGTGGTCAATCAGGTGCAGGGAAGCTTTGAGGCCAAGGATCCCTGGATGATGGAGTACTTACAGTTGGTGAAACAAACTATGGACCGCTTTCTGAGTGTAAGAGTGACTCAGGTGGCCAGGGGACAGAACCGGCATGCTAACTCCTTGGCCACATTGACGTCATCATCAACTGAGAATATTCCTCGATTAATCAAAGTGGAGTTGGTAGTAAAGCCAAGTATCAATGCAGGTGTAGGTGTTTCACTAGTAACAACAGCTGAACCATGTTGGATGGATCTGATCATTGACTTTTTAGCTGAGGATCTAGTGCAGGCTAACGAGAAGGAGGTAGAAAAAGTACGCTGGGCAACTGCTCAGTATTGGTTATCAGCTGATCGTAAGCTATACCGAAGGTCTTTTGAAGGGCCTTACCTACAATGTTTGCACCTCAGCAAGATTGAAGAACTTCTGACCGAGCTACATTAG